The Oscillospiraceae bacterium genome has a segment encoding these proteins:
- a CDS encoding alpha-glucosidase: MQTITPNSSLAQVIQNPLGRDLLEKVLLNFGFKPEDFERSALSKLKVKALSPLTGGVIKKSTVQMFCDLLNSESNAIIAPDDSPITPQWWKEAVFYQIYPRSFKDSNGDGIGDINGIIEKLDYLKDLGVDCIWCSPMYKSPNDDNGYDISDYYDIMDDFGTMADFDRLLSEVHQRGMRLIMDLVVNHTSDEHPWFEAAKQDRHNKYHQYYIWRRDDGSHTPPNNWESLFSGSAWNYYEAVDSWAMHAFSKKQMDLNWENPAVRHDIYKMINWWLDKGIDGFRMDVINFISKWPSLPDGDPVVGKTLGFCGAEFYFYGPCLHEYLHEMNRNCFGRGDKEYVTVGECGGLGIETAKLTTADTRQELSMVFNFDHLDNAGHMRFDEYQYDLRKAVKTILKWQVEYTNHCWPTLLFENHDNPRVTSKVDPTDTYTSEIAKLCAVLEMTLKGSPFIYQGQELGMTNTHFDSMDDVRDVESINFYNKLVAKGKKPEKALRIINGGSRDHGRTPMQWTSEPGAGFTDGTPWIGINKNAVRVNAADEAKMPDSVLNDFKRLIALRHANPALVYGEFTQLCPEDKNVVCYKRTLDGNTFFVELNLTGKRQNRPYDPVDFKRLYSNYHDHRDVLMPFEANVYLAEGEAKA; encoded by the coding sequence GCACGGTGCAGATGTTCTGCGATCTGCTGAACAGCGAGAGCAACGCCATTATTGCGCCGGACGACAGCCCCATTACGCCACAGTGGTGGAAAGAGGCTGTGTTTTACCAAATTTATCCGCGCTCTTTTAAGGATTCCAACGGCGACGGTATCGGCGACATTAACGGCATTATCGAAAAGCTGGATTATCTTAAGGACCTGGGGGTGGACTGCATTTGGTGCAGCCCCATGTATAAAAGCCCCAATGACGATAATGGCTACGATATTTCCGACTACTACGATATTATGGACGACTTTGGCACCATGGCGGATTTTGACCGTCTGCTTAGTGAGGTCCATCAGCGTGGCATGCGGCTGATCATGGACCTGGTGGTGAACCATACTTCTGACGAGCACCCCTGGTTTGAGGCCGCCAAGCAGGACCGGCATAATAAGTACCATCAGTATTATATTTGGCGCCGGGACGACGGCAGCCACACCCCGCCTAACAACTGGGAAAGCCTGTTCTCCGGTTCTGCCTGGAATTATTATGAAGCGGTGGACAGTTGGGCTATGCACGCCTTTTCCAAAAAGCAGATGGACCTGAATTGGGAGAATCCGGCGGTACGCCACGATATTTATAAGATGATCAACTGGTGGCTGGACAAGGGCATTGACGGCTTCCGTATGGATGTGATCAACTTTATCTCCAAGTGGCCCAGTTTGCCGGACGGAGACCCGGTGGTGGGCAAGACGCTGGGCTTTTGCGGGGCGGAATTTTACTTCTACGGTCCCTGCCTGCACGAGTATTTGCATGAGATGAACCGCAACTGCTTTGGTCGCGGGGACAAGGAATATGTGACCGTTGGCGAGTGCGGCGGTTTAGGTATTGAGACGGCCAAACTGACAACGGCAGATACCCGCCAGGAGCTGTCTATGGTGTTTAACTTTGACCACTTGGATAATGCGGGGCATATGCGCTTTGACGAGTACCAGTATGATCTGCGCAAGGCGGTAAAGACCATACTCAAGTGGCAGGTGGAGTACACCAATCACTGCTGGCCTACGCTGCTGTTTGAAAATCACGACAATCCCCGGGTGACATCTAAAGTGGACCCAACGGATACATACACCTCGGAGATCGCCAAGCTGTGCGCCGTGCTGGAAATGACCTTAAAAGGCAGCCCCTTTATTTATCAGGGTCAGGAACTGGGTATGACCAACACCCATTTTGACAGTATGGATGACGTGCGGGATGTGGAGAGCATCAATTTTTATAATAAGCTGGTGGCCAAGGGCAAAAAGCCGGAGAAAGCGCTGCGGATCATTAACGGCGGCTCTCGGGACCACGGCCGAACCCCAATGCAGTGGACGTCAGAGCCGGGCGCCGGGTTTACCGACGGCACCCCTTGGATCGGAATCAACAAGAATGCCGTGCGCGTGAACGCTGCCGATGAGGCAAAGATGCCGGACAGCGTGCTCAATGACTTTAAGCGTCTGATTGCTCTGCGCCACGCCAATCCGGCGCTGGTGTACGGCGAGTTTACCCAATTGTGCCCGGAGGATAAGAATGTGGTTTGCTATAAGCGCACCTTGGACGGCAACACTTTCTTTGTGGAGCTGAATCTGACCGGTAAGCGGCAAAATCGTCCTTATGACCCGGTTGATTTCAAACGCTTGTATTCCAACTACCACGACCACCGGGATGTGCTGATGCCCTTTGAAGCCAATGTGTATTTGGCAGAGGGTGAGGCCAAGGCTTGA
- a CDS encoding histidinol-phosphatase produces the protein MRDWHIHLERGPYTVEWAEQFVRRADKLGIREICLLEHSVRFFEFHPTFAQARAYNDYQRHWFDEKVQTARHLDEFKRFGDRLRAKNYPVKIKLGLEICYFPQHADVIEQVTRDGYFDLLLGSVHWIDNWTFNQRKNQWQGRDVNALYRRYFELQNQAADSGLFDILAHPDLIRCFGFALDFNLNEQYKTLCQKVKAQGMLLEMNGAKGPGLHPDFLAVAKACGVQFSAGSDAHCPEDVGKNLPAIYRRLAEG, from the coding sequence ATGCGGGACTGGCACATTCACCTGGAGCGGGGTCCGTACACCGTAGAGTGGGCGGAGCAGTTTGTCCGCCGGGCGGATAAACTGGGAATTCGCGAGATCTGCCTGTTAGAGCACTCGGTGCGCTTTTTTGAATTCCACCCCACCTTTGCACAGGCGCGGGCGTACAACGATTATCAGCGACATTGGTTTGACGAAAAAGTGCAGACCGCCCGCCATTTGGACGAATTCAAGCGATTCGGCGATAGACTGCGGGCAAAGAATTACCCGGTGAAGATCAAGCTGGGGCTGGAAATCTGTTATTTTCCCCAACACGCGGATGTGATCGAACAGGTAACCCGGGATGGCTATTTTGACCTGCTGCTGGGCAGCGTCCACTGGATCGACAACTGGACCTTTAACCAGCGGAAGAACCAGTGGCAGGGCAGGGATGTAAACGCCTTGTACCGCCGGTATTTTGAATTGCAAAACCAGGCGGCAGACAGCGGACTTTTTGATATTCTGGCCCACCCGGACCTGATCCGCTGTTTCGGATTTGCACTGGATTTCAACTTAAATGAGCAGTATAAAACCCTGTGCCAAAAGGTAAAGGCACAGGGTATGCTGCTGGAGATGAACGGCGCCAAGGGACCGGGTCTGCACCCGGATTTCTTGGCTGTCGCCAAGGCTTGCGGCGTGCAGTTCTCTGCCGGATCAGACGCGCATTGTCCGGAGGATGTGGGCAAAAATTTGCCTGCCATCTATCGCCGGCTGGCAGAGGGCTAA